One window from the genome of Commensalibacter oyaizuii encodes:
- a CDS encoding DoxX family protein → MAKPCKKIWHSLVGLGFAACGISKVMGVDIQEKRFSALNWSESNMKTLGGAQIAGAALLTCKKTSKLGALLLAATALCLFFTGLKHNRKEELAIDSVGVIAALSLLFCKKK, encoded by the coding sequence ATGGCGAAGCCTTGTAAAAAAATATGGCACAGTTTGGTTGGCCTTGGATTTGCGGCCTGTGGTATCAGCAAAGTAATGGGTGTTGATATACAAGAAAAAAGATTTTCTGCTTTAAATTGGTCTGAATCGAATATGAAAACCCTAGGCGGTGCACAGATTGCCGGCGCTGCTTTGTTAACTTGCAAAAAGACCTCTAAATTAGGGGCGTTGTTGTTGGCAGCAACTGCTTTATGTTTATTTTTTACAGGACTTAAACATAATAGAAAAGAAGAATTAGCAATCGATAGTGTTGGAGTAATTGCTGCTTTATCTCTGTTATTTTGTAAAAAGAAATAA
- a CDS encoding isocitrate/isopropylmalate dehydrogenase family protein: protein MTNSPMIPVTLIPGDGIGPEIISATLEILEAIKAPFQWDKQLAGMAGVDSSGDPLPQATLDSIHKTGLVLKGPLTTPVGKGFRSINVTLRKEFGLYANVRPTRTLIPGGRFENVDIVLVRENLEGFYAAMEHYIPVDDDPKAIATCAGYTSRKECRRIVKYAFDYAVEHNRKKVTLVHKANILKELCGLFLEEGRKVAKEYEGKIACEERIVDACAMELVLKPETYDVIVTTNLFGDILSDLTSGLIGGLGMPPGANIGEKAAMFEAVHGSAPDIAGKNCANPLAVLRASAMMLEHVNRADLAKRIETAIEKVVVHDKVRTKDLGGNATTSDITAAIKQAII from the coding sequence ATGACAAACTCCCCCATGATCCCAGTAACCCTTATTCCTGGTGATGGTATTGGTCCTGAAATTATTTCTGCGACGCTGGAAATTTTGGAAGCAATTAAGGCACCGTTTCAATGGGATAAACAATTGGCTGGTATGGCTGGGGTTGATTCATCGGGTGATCCCTTACCCCAAGCCACACTGGACAGTATTCATAAAACAGGATTGGTTTTAAAGGGTCCTCTTACCACCCCTGTTGGCAAAGGATTTCGTTCAATCAACGTTACTTTACGCAAAGAGTTTGGTTTGTATGCAAATGTGCGCCCAACGCGTACTTTGATCCCTGGTGGGCGATTTGAAAATGTTGACATTGTCCTGGTTCGTGAAAATCTGGAAGGTTTTTACGCAGCTATGGAACATTATATTCCTGTTGACGATGATCCAAAAGCAATTGCTACTTGTGCTGGATATACGTCCAGAAAAGAATGTCGTCGTATTGTAAAATATGCTTTTGATTACGCAGTGGAACATAATCGTAAAAAAGTCACTTTGGTTCACAAAGCCAATATTTTAAAAGAACTTTGCGGTTTATTCTTGGAAGAAGGTCGTAAGGTTGCCAAAGAATACGAAGGTAAGATTGCCTGTGAAGAACGTATTGTTGATGCATGTGCAATGGAACTGGTTTTAAAGCCTGAAACCTATGACGTTATTGTAACAACCAATTTGTTTGGAGATATCTTATCAGATTTAACTTCTGGTTTGATTGGCGGTTTGGGAATGCCGCCAGGTGCAAATATCGGTGAAAAGGCTGCCATGTTTGAAGCCGTACATGGTTCTGCGCCTGATATTGCTGGAAAAAATTGTGCTAATCCGTTGGCTGTACTAAGAGCATCTGCGATGATGTTAGAACATGTCAATCGTGCTGACCTTGCAAAACGTATAGAAACTGCAATTGAAAAAGTAGTGGTTCATGACAAAGTTCGTACAAAAGATTTAGGAGGAAATGCAACCACCAGTGATATCACCGCCGCAATAAAACAAGCCATCATTTAA
- a CDS encoding aminopeptidase P family protein translates to MTPSTKLTQLRRLLVQHQIDGFIIQRGDEYLNEYVAPYAERLSWLTGFAGSAGLALVLEKKAAVFSDGRYILQMQQELDSQCWEHYHISQNPPVDWILSEGKNTLKIGYDPRLMSEKDLKSFAHPNITMIPVNSNLVDAIWVDQPPPPSHPIVPHPVEFSGLDHQNKIKTLQEGLIKYDEDAYIFCDPASICWLLNIRGSDVPYTPIPLVYAIITQNHVSLYADSNQYSQDLTRFLGNNVILQSHANLEKDLETLKGKKIGFDPVQTPIWFIQTLKLHQAILHPRENPCMLSKACKNPVEQEGARQAHLRDGIAVCRFLYWLEHEGIGHNEIEVAHRLNEFRKAAGGTYYQEESFPAISGVGANGAIIHYHASPQHCAVLQENQAYLIDSGGQYLDGTTDVTRTVWLGTEKAPVALSQAATAVLKGHIALSSVIFPKKTTGSRLDVLARYALWQKGLDYDHGTGHGVGSYLSVHEGPCRISSLPFPIALQKGMILSNEPGYYLLGQYGIRLENLLLVIDADFPNFLQFEPLTLIPFDLKIISKEDLSSSEKEWLNAYHYLVMMKISPFLSKKEQEWLAKICSPIT, encoded by the coding sequence ATGACCCCTTCTACAAAGTTAACACAGCTACGCCGTTTGTTGGTTCAACATCAAATCGACGGTTTTATTATCCAACGTGGGGATGAATATTTAAATGAATATGTTGCCCCCTATGCCGAACGTTTGTCGTGGTTAACAGGATTTGCAGGCAGTGCCGGTTTAGCGTTGGTACTAGAAAAGAAAGCAGCTGTTTTTTCAGACGGACGTTATATTTTACAAATGCAACAAGAATTGGACAGCCAGTGCTGGGAACATTATCATATTTCTCAAAATCCGCCTGTTGATTGGATATTGTCTGAAGGAAAAAATACTTTAAAAATTGGATATGACCCAAGGTTAATGAGCGAAAAAGATTTAAAGTCTTTTGCACATCCAAATATTACTATGATCCCTGTCAACTCTAATCTTGTTGATGCTATTTGGGTTGATCAACCTCCTCCTCCATCCCATCCAATTGTTCCGCACCCTGTTGAATTCTCGGGATTAGACCATCAAAATAAAATCAAAACTTTGCAAGAGGGGTTAATAAAATATGACGAAGATGCTTATATATTTTGCGACCCAGCATCAATTTGCTGGTTATTAAATATCCGCGGGTCTGATGTCCCTTATACCCCTATTCCCTTAGTCTATGCCATTATCACGCAAAATCATGTATCTTTGTATGCTGACTCCAATCAATATAGCCAGGATTTGACAAGGTTTTTAGGTAATAATGTTATTTTACAGTCACATGCCAATTTGGAAAAAGACTTAGAAACATTAAAAGGAAAGAAGATTGGATTTGACCCTGTGCAAACTCCAATTTGGTTTATTCAAACCTTAAAATTACATCAAGCAATTTTACATCCTCGTGAAAATCCGTGTATGCTATCCAAGGCATGTAAAAATCCTGTTGAGCAAGAAGGCGCACGTCAAGCCCATTTACGTGATGGAATTGCAGTTTGTCGGTTTTTATACTGGCTAGAACATGAAGGGATTGGGCATAACGAAATCGAAGTTGCCCATCGATTAAATGAATTTCGTAAAGCTGCTGGTGGCACATATTATCAAGAAGAAAGCTTTCCTGCTATTTCAGGTGTTGGTGCGAATGGTGCCATTATTCATTACCATGCCAGCCCACAACATTGTGCTGTATTACAAGAAAACCAAGCTTATTTAATCGATAGTGGTGGACAATATTTAGATGGTACCACAGATGTAACACGAACTGTTTGGTTGGGAACAGAAAAAGCCCCAGTAGCATTAAGCCAAGCAGCCACGGCCGTGTTAAAAGGTCACATTGCTTTGTCTTCTGTTATTTTTCCCAAAAAAACAACTGGCAGTCGTTTAGACGTATTAGCCCGTTATGCTTTGTGGCAAAAAGGCTTAGATTACGATCATGGTACAGGTCATGGGGTTGGCAGCTATTTGTCTGTTCACGAGGGTCCTTGTCGGATTTCTTCTTTGCCATTTCCTATAGCATTGCAAAAAGGGATGATTTTATCCAATGAGCCTGGGTATTATTTATTGGGTCAATATGGTATTCGTTTGGAAAACCTTTTACTTGTCATTGATGCTGACTTCCCTAATTTTTTACAATTTGAACCTTTGACATTAATTCCATTTGATTTAAAAATTATTTCTAAAGAAGATCTATCCTCGTCTGAAAAAGAATGGCTAAATGCCTATCATTATCTTGTTATGATGAAAATATCTCCTTTCCTTTCTAAAAAAGAACAAGAATGGTTAGCTAAAATTTGTTCACCAATAACATAG
- a CDS encoding GNAT family N-acetyltransferase: MTHIRHAIPSDLRDILEITNREIICGTAFWMTVPRTYEEQVQWFEARQAAGYPVFVAVNENQKILGYASYGSFRPYDGYKYTVEHSVYVDPAAQGQGLGKQLMQKIINYAENHQVHAMVAGITDGNIASIRLHEWFGFKRAGVLPQTGIKFDQWLDLLFMYKILTPSS, from the coding sequence ATGACCCATATTCGACACGCTATTCCTTCTGATCTCAGAGACATTTTAGAAATCACCAACCGTGAAATTATTTGTGGAACCGCTTTTTGGATGACGGTTCCCAGAACATATGAAGAACAAGTTCAATGGTTCGAAGCACGTCAGGCAGCAGGATATCCAGTATTTGTTGCTGTTAATGAAAATCAAAAAATACTGGGATATGCCTCTTATGGCTCGTTTCGTCCTTATGATGGGTATAAATATACTGTTGAGCATTCTGTCTATGTTGACCCAGCTGCCCAAGGGCAAGGTTTGGGGAAACAATTAATGCAAAAGATAATTAATTATGCCGAAAATCATCAAGTCCACGCAATGGTTGCAGGGATTACCGATGGAAATATTGCTTCTATACGCTTACATGAATGGTTTGGATTTAAACGGGCGGGCGTTTTACCCCAGACAGGCATTAAATTTGATCAGTGGTTAGATTTACTATTTATGTATAAAATTTTAACCCCTTCTTCTTAA
- a CDS encoding 50S ribosomal protein L11 methyltransferase encodes MTLKTKRHATALETISIVVPEEHVEIFENALGTICPTVGIFEEDPDQNFWRLEGIKDVGYGEEELKNALTLATNLTGIEPQLDRHATKTEGWLARTYEAFPEQEIGKRFIIRGTHLEDVPSPSHLVLTLDAGVAFGSGEHGSTRGCLIALEKIAHTNPRNILDLGCGSGILAMAAAALLHKKVLAVDIEPWSVRAAKQNVIRNGLRNLIVCEHGNGWLAPSIRKKAPFDLVFANILARPLCKMAKNLAINLAPGGKAILAGLLKTQIPMVLGAHQRQGLKLQEKIIQGSWATLILYKPEKS; translated from the coding sequence ATGACATTAAAAACAAAAAGACACGCAACCGCCCTTGAAACAATTTCTATTGTCGTTCCTGAGGAACATGTAGAAATATTTGAAAACGCTCTTGGCACTATTTGCCCCACAGTTGGAATTTTTGAAGAAGATCCTGATCAAAATTTCTGGCGTTTAGAAGGAATCAAAGACGTTGGTTATGGTGAAGAAGAATTAAAAAACGCATTAACTTTGGCCACCAATCTGACGGGAATTGAACCCCAATTGGACCGACATGCAACCAAAACAGAAGGATGGTTGGCCAGAACGTACGAAGCATTTCCTGAACAAGAAATTGGCAAACGATTTATCATCCGTGGAACTCATCTAGAGGACGTTCCCTCTCCTTCTCATTTGGTTTTGACACTGGATGCTGGCGTTGCTTTTGGTTCGGGGGAACATGGTTCTACACGGGGGTGTTTAATTGCGCTTGAAAAAATTGCCCATACAAATCCCCGTAATATTTTGGATTTGGGGTGTGGCTCTGGTATCCTTGCAATGGCTGCTGCGGCATTATTACATAAAAAAGTATTAGCCGTGGATATTGAACCTTGGTCTGTTCGTGCAGCCAAACAAAATGTTATTCGCAATGGGCTGCGTAATTTGATTGTTTGTGAACATGGAAATGGGTGGCTGGCCCCATCTATCCGTAAAAAAGCCCCCTTTGATTTAGTTTTTGCAAATATATTAGCCCGTCCTTTGTGTAAAATGGCTAAAAATCTGGCCATTAATCTAGCCCCCGGTGGAAAAGCAATCTTAGCAGGATTGTTAAAAACACAAATACCAATGGTTCTAGGGGCACATCAACGCCAAGGTTTGAAATTACAAGAGAAAATTATCCAAGGCAGTTGGGCAACATTAATTCTTTACAAGCCAGAAAAATCATGA
- a CDS encoding ATP-dependent helicase has protein sequence MAEYLNQLNDTQRQAVETTEGPVLVLAGAGTGKTRVLTTRFAHILLSGKAYPNQILAVTFTNKASKEMSERIAQLIERPVEGLWLGSFHKICAKMLRMHAELVGLASNFTILDTDDQLRLIKQIIPAYGIDTKTTPPQLILGTIQFWKDKGYTPENLSLTERNNSEKAQIATIYTEYQKRLQQINACDFGDLMLHMLTIFNQHSEILHKYQRYFRYILVDEYQDTNTIQYLWLRLLAQKSDMPANICCVGDDDQSIYSWRGAEITNILRFEQDFPGATLIRLENNYRSTPEILGAASGLIQMNTQRLGKTLRAANSTLQGEKVTISSVWDSDDEARLICEQIIKLHQEGYRYGDMAILMRTGSQTRPFEERMIALGLPYKIIGGVRFYERAEIRDVIAYMRVVAQPADDLALERIINVPRRGVGPAALQKIHQIRRELTIPLSDAVDYLLIHQGLKGKIFNELTQLMNHFDQTRKKIEQDGHINAIEYLLDICGYMDMWKHDPAPDATGRLENIKELFHAMAEFPTLLEFLEHISLIMDNDELSGDDKINLMTLHAAKGLEFNTVFLPGWEEGLFPSQRTMDESGNNGLEEERRLAYVGITRAKQRLFISHAANRQLYGSWQTSIPSRFIEEIPNQFTKIVSYFKQSQSYNAQQNRFKEHRYSQQSTLTHSTAYEGSKSTSIKKPYTPPKTKSIPVGSRVFHQKFGYGIVTGVEQNKLEIQFDKSGIKNVIDSFVTLES, from the coding sequence ATGGCCGAGTATCTTAATCAATTAAACGACACTCAACGTCAAGCAGTTGAAACAACAGAAGGGCCCGTGTTGGTACTCGCTGGTGCAGGTACAGGGAAAACGAGAGTACTGACAACCCGTTTCGCCCATATCTTGTTAAGTGGAAAAGCTTACCCAAATCAAATATTAGCAGTGACCTTTACAAACAAAGCTTCTAAGGAAATGAGCGAACGTATTGCTCAATTAATTGAACGTCCTGTTGAAGGATTATGGCTGGGCAGTTTTCACAAAATCTGTGCCAAAATGCTTAGAATGCACGCAGAGCTTGTCGGGCTGGCTTCTAATTTCACGATTTTAGATACCGATGATCAATTACGATTAATCAAACAAATTATTCCAGCTTATGGAATAGATACAAAAACGACACCCCCCCAACTTATTCTGGGAACTATTCAATTTTGGAAAGATAAGGGTTACACCCCAGAAAATCTGTCTTTAACAGAAAGGAATAATTCTGAAAAGGCACAGATCGCTACTATCTATACAGAGTATCAAAAACGTTTACAACAAATTAATGCATGTGATTTTGGCGATTTAATGCTGCATATGTTGACAATTTTTAATCAGCATTCTGAAATCTTGCACAAATACCAACGTTATTTTCGATATATTTTAGTAGACGAATATCAAGACACCAATACAATCCAGTATTTGTGGCTGCGTCTATTGGCCCAAAAATCCGATATGCCTGCCAATATTTGTTGTGTTGGGGACGACGACCAATCGATTTACTCTTGGCGTGGGGCAGAGATAACAAATATCCTAAGGTTCGAACAGGATTTTCCAGGCGCAACACTTATTCGTCTGGAAAATAATTATCGATCCACACCAGAGATCTTGGGCGCGGCCTCTGGATTAATTCAGATGAATACTCAACGTTTGGGAAAAACACTACGTGCTGCCAACTCAACATTACAAGGGGAAAAAGTAACTATTTCTTCGGTATGGGATTCTGATGATGAGGCACGTTTAATTTGCGAACAAATCATAAAATTACATCAAGAAGGATATCGTTACGGGGATATGGCTATTTTGATGCGTACAGGCTCACAAACGCGCCCCTTCGAAGAACGCATGATCGCCCTAGGGTTACCCTATAAAATTATTGGTGGTGTACGGTTTTACGAGCGTGCTGAAATTAGGGATGTTATTGCTTATATGCGCGTTGTCGCACAACCTGCAGACGATTTGGCTTTGGAACGTATTATTAACGTACCAAGACGCGGCGTGGGTCCTGCTGCTTTACAAAAAATCCACCAAATTCGCCGCGAATTAACCATTCCCCTCAGCGATGCTGTTGATTATTTATTAATTCATCAAGGATTAAAGGGAAAGATTTTTAACGAATTAACCCAATTAATGAACCATTTTGATCAAACGCGTAAAAAAATAGAACAAGACGGCCATATCAATGCGATTGAATATTTATTGGATATTTGCGGTTATATGGATATGTGGAAACATGATCCCGCACCTGACGCCACAGGTAGGTTAGAAAATATCAAAGAACTTTTCCACGCCATGGCAGAATTCCCAACGTTACTAGAATTTTTGGAACATATTTCGTTAATTATGGATAATGATGAGTTGTCGGGTGACGACAAAATCAACTTAATGACGTTACATGCTGCTAAGGGATTAGAATTCAATACTGTCTTTTTACCTGGATGGGAAGAAGGATTATTCCCCTCCCAACGTACTATGGATGAAAGTGGCAATAATGGACTTGAAGAAGAACGAAGATTGGCATATGTCGGAATAACCAGGGCTAAACAACGTTTATTTATATCCCATGCCGCCAATCGCCAATTATATGGTAGCTGGCAAACTTCAATACCAAGTCGATTTATAGAAGAAATACCTAATCAATTTACAAAAATAGTTTCTTATTTTAAACAAAGTCAAAGTTATAACGCACAACAAAATCGTTTTAAAGAACATCGTTATTCTCAACAATCGACATTAACGCACTCTACTGCATATGAAGGATCAAAATCTACATCTATAAAAAAGCCTTATACACCTCCTAAAACTAAATCTATTCCCGTTGGAAGCCGTGTGTTTCATCAGAAATTTGGCTATGGGATAGTGACTGGTGTTGAACAAAACAAACTGGAAATTCAGTTTGATAAATCTGGTATTAAAAACGTTATCGACAGCTTTGTGACCCTAGAATCATGA
- a CDS encoding JAB domain-containing protein: MHDNSSLPPVAKRSKPFTHLNGMGHRVRMRNKLLEKGADILEDYEVLEMLLYLVIPRKDTKPFAKKLINLFGSLEKIFEADIETLSQTSIPENFIVLIDILRKISDRLIAPDGCDRPYLRRWKDVIIYLNDYKLKVETANKNIIRLLFLNGQQRLICDEYILYQGLDSISVIIKKAIELYAINLITINYTPHTVFSQKMRQQETKFALTLQSSAHPFDLNISDHIIHMDKQYFSIFKNKALDF, from the coding sequence ATGCACGATAATTCTTCTTTACCCCCTGTTGCGAAAAGAAGCAAACCTTTTACTCATTTAAACGGAATGGGTCATCGTGTACGCATGCGAAATAAGTTACTTGAAAAAGGGGCTGATATCCTTGAGGATTATGAAGTTTTGGAGATGTTGCTTTATTTGGTTATTCCACGGAAGGATACAAAACCTTTTGCTAAAAAATTAATAAATCTTTTTGGGTCCCTAGAGAAAATTTTTGAAGCTGACATTGAAACACTAAGTCAAACATCTATACCCGAAAATTTTATTGTTTTAATCGATATTTTAAGAAAAATCTCAGATCGGTTAATTGCACCAGATGGTTGTGACCGACCTTATCTTAGACGTTGGAAAGATGTTATCATTTATTTAAATGATTATAAGTTAAAGGTAGAGACAGCCAATAAAAATATTATACGATTATTATTTTTGAATGGCCAACAACGTCTAATTTGTGATGAATATATTTTATATCAAGGCCTAGATTCTATTTCTGTTATTATCAAAAAAGCCATTGAACTTTATGCAATCAATCTAATAACAATTAATTATACACCTCATACTGTTTTCTCACAGAAAATGCGTCAACAAGAGACAAAATTTGCTTTAACCCTACAAAGTTCAGCTCATCCTTTTGATTTAAATATTAGTGATCATATCATTCATATGGACAAACAATATTTTAGTATTTTTAAAAACAAAGCCTTAGATTTTTAA
- a CDS encoding N-formylglutamate amidohydrolase, which yields MLLCDTDPNPVTLVNPDSLSPFFLVCDHAGFTFPKALKNLGLTKEDQQRHISGDIGIKGVGEKLSSLLHATLITQSYSRLVIDCNRNTLNPTLIAPTSDDTVIPGNQNLSLEQQQARITEIYQPYHQKISDLLDCRLQRNIHTVFVSLHSFTPKMQNGEKRPWHAGILHEYSDKFSLLFKQKLQENYAYPIGDNQPYALTEKNDYTVPNHALKRNIPYLELEIRQDLITTSEQQEEWAERLSFLLPIALKDYTIL from the coding sequence ATGTTATTATGTGATACTGATCCAAATCCCGTAACGCTTGTAAATCCTGATTCCTTATCCCCATTTTTTCTTGTCTGTGATCATGCAGGTTTTACTTTTCCCAAAGCTTTGAAAAATCTTGGACTGACCAAAGAAGATCAACAGCGGCATATCTCAGGAGATATAGGTATTAAAGGGGTCGGGGAAAAGTTATCCTCTTTATTACATGCAACCCTAATAACACAATCTTATTCAAGATTAGTCATTGATTGCAATCGCAATACACTAAATCCAACCTTAATAGCCCCCACTAGTGATGATACCGTAATCCCCGGCAATCAAAACCTTTCTTTAGAACAACAACAAGCCAGAATTACCGAAATTTATCAGCCTTATCATCAAAAAATATCTGACTTATTAGATTGTCGTTTGCAACGAAATATTCATACTGTCTTTGTTTCATTGCACAGCTTTACCCCAAAAATGCAAAACGGGGAAAAACGGCCTTGGCATGCTGGGATTTTGCATGAATATTCAGACAAATTTTCATTGCTTTTTAAACAAAAATTGCAGGAAAATTATGCGTATCCTATTGGGGACAATCAGCCCTATGCTTTGACCGAAAAAAATGATTATACAGTGCCGAACCACGCATTAAAAAGGAATATCCCGTACTTAGAACTTGAAATCCGTCAAGATCTAATAACAACTTCTGAACAGCAAGAAGAATGGGCGGAACGCCTATCGTTCTTATTACCTATTGCTTTAAAGGACTATACAATATTATGA
- a CDS encoding shikimate dehydrogenase has translation MTIITGRAKIAAVLGWPIQHSRSPLLHNFWLDRYQIDGAYIPLAVKPEDLRKVIQGMVAAGFKGCNVTIPHKEAAYLCCDRVDEAAKKMQSVNTLWFEPDGTICGTSTDGLGFVASLLDQEVSLKRCKVLILGAGGAARSVVTALSDVGAVITITNRTSSKAKQLINDLDIKANQLNWEDWPNSLEQFDLLVNTTSLGMEGKEDFAFDLTYAHPKLVVTDIVYVPRVTPLLKAAQDKGLKTVEGLGMLLHQARLGFEKWFGVNPTVDQELTEYVASSLRK, from the coding sequence ATGACCATAATCACAGGTAGGGCAAAAATTGCAGCTGTATTGGGATGGCCCATTCAACACTCTCGTTCGCCCTTATTGCATAATTTTTGGCTTGATCGTTACCAAATTGATGGCGCGTATATTCCCTTAGCCGTTAAGCCAGAAGATCTAAGAAAAGTTATACAAGGCATGGTGGCCGCAGGATTTAAAGGATGCAATGTAACCATTCCACATAAAGAAGCTGCTTATTTATGTTGTGATCGTGTCGACGAGGCTGCCAAAAAAATGCAGTCTGTTAATACATTGTGGTTTGAGCCAGATGGAACCATTTGTGGAACCTCAACAGATGGGCTGGGCTTTGTTGCGTCATTATTAGATCAAGAAGTATCATTAAAAAGATGTAAAGTATTAATTTTGGGGGCAGGTGGGGCAGCACGATCTGTGGTAACAGCACTGTCGGATGTGGGGGCTGTTATAACCATTACCAACCGAACATCATCAAAGGCAAAACAACTGATTAATGATCTGGATATAAAAGCCAATCAACTAAATTGGGAAGATTGGCCTAATTCCTTAGAACAGTTTGATTTACTCGTCAATACAACCTCTTTGGGAATGGAGGGGAAAGAGGATTTTGCTTTTGATCTGACCTATGCACATCCAAAGCTGGTTGTTACAGATATTGTTTACGTACCAAGAGTAACACCACTGTTAAAAGCAGCACAAGATAAAGGTTTAAAGACAGTCGAAGGATTAGGCATGTTGTTACATCAGGCACGTCTGGGGTTCGAAAAATGGTTTGGTGTTAATCCAACCGTTGATCAAGAATTAACGGAATATGTTGCCAGCAGCTTAAGGAAATAA